TCTTAAACGGGGTAATTCAAGAATACATCGAAAACCAAACAGTATCAAACTTATTTAATTACACACCAAACGTAATTAAGAATTTTGAAAAATCAAATAATAAGCAAGCTGCTATTATGCAAAAAGCTAACGTATTAGCTTCTGTGGTTTTCCCTGTTATGTTGAACTATTCAAACGTGATTTATATCATCGTAGCCATTGTCAGTGTAGTTCTATATAACAACCCATCAACAAGAACAATATTAAATCAAGAACTAACTCCAGGTAGTATTGTTGCATTCATTTCATTGGTGCGCGCTTTTATCGGTCCTTTGGCAAATATTTCGCAAAATATTAACTTTTTTGCTCAATCTCGTGCTGGTGCTGAACGCATTTATTCAATGCTTAAACAACCTGTTGAAATCAATGAAGGTAAGATTATTCTTGATTACATTAAAAAGAACGAAAAAGGCGAATGAGTTCGTTCAGATAAATGAACAAAACAACTTGGTTGAATTTTAGATAACAACCAAATCCAACCATTCCAAGGAAAGGTTGAATTTAAGAATGTTGGTTTTTCATATGATGGTAAAAAACAGGTATTAAAAGATATTAATATTGATGCTTTACCTGGTGAAAAAATTGCGTTGATTGGTAAAACAGGTTCAGGTAAAACTACGATTGCTAATTTGATTAATCGTTTTTATGATGTTAGTGAAGGTGAGATCTTATTTGATGGTTATCCGATAACCAAAGTTGATATTAATTCGATTCGTAAAACTGTTGGTATTGTTTTACAATCAACCGATTTATTCAGTGGCACGATCCGTGAAAATATTGCTTATGGAAATAAAGAAGCAAGTTTAGATGACATTATTGAAGCTGCAAAATTAGCTAACGCTCACGATTTTATTATGAGCTTACCCCAAGAGTATGACACTTATATTACCAACAACGGTGAAGGGTTATCTCAAGGTCAAAAACAATTGCTAGCAATTGCCAGAGTTAGTTTAATGAATCCATCAATCATGGTGTTAGATGAAGCAACATCTAATATTGATAGCCGCACAGAAAAGATTATTAAAAAATCAATGGATAAATTGATGGAAAATCGAACAACATTTGCTATCGCACACCGATTATCAACAATTAAGAATTCAAATAAAATTTTAGTTATCCAAGAAGGTCAGATTGTTGAACGTGGTAATCACGAAGAATTAATTGCCAAAAAAGGATTATATGAATCATTCTATCATTCTTCATTTAACGAAGAAATGGATTAAGAAAGCTAAAATTTTGTATAATTATATAAATCAATATCAAGCGTTGCTTGGTATTTTTAATATCGTATATTTGTAAATAGCTATGAAAAGAACATACCAACCAAATAAAAGAAAACGAGCTAAAACACACGGTTTTAGAGCAAGAATGTCTACTGCTAGTGGTAGAGCTGTATTAGCTGCTAGAAAAAGAAAAGGTAGACACGTTTTAACTGTTTCTGACGAAGCTAGATAGTATTATCTACATTTTTTAATGAAAAGAAAACATAGTTTAAAAAAGGTTACTTCTTTTCTAGAAATCGTCAAAACTAAAAGTAAATATTATTCGAAAAACTACATAATATATGCTAATAAAAACAACGAATCCTTAATGAAAGTAGGGATTGTTGTGCCTAAAAAACTCTTTGCTAAAGCTGTTGTTCGCAACAAAATTAAACGTCAAGTCAGAACCTTTTTTGACGACTTTAAAGACTTTAACAAAGGTTTAAATTTATTAGTTAAAATTAATAATACAAATTTTTTAACGAATAATTATCAAACCAATAAGCAAGAATTTTTTGATTCTTACAAAAGGTTAACCCATAAATTTAAAACTAATTTAATGTAATGAGTAAATTGCGTTCAGAAATTATTAGTCAGTCGTTTAATCCTTTCTGGAGTGCTGCGACAGTAAAAGAACGATCAAGGATTAATCCAAATGTTAAAAAAGGTTTTCAGTTCATCTGAAAGGTTTTTAAGATTTGTGCATTTTTATTCATACTTGTTATTGGTTTATGGGGTTGTACACAATTTTATGCAGAACCATGAACTGTATCTAATCCAAAGATTGGTGTTGGTTTAGAAATTGGTTACAACTACGGAACTACTGGGGATTATCGTTATGATTTAGCGTCAAGTAATAACGGAGCATACTTTAACTTTAGTGAATATTCATTAAGTTATGGACCGTTCTTAGCTTGATTAGTGTGACCAGCTACCCAAATTGTTTTACCAATTCTTTATGGAACAAGAGTTCCATTAGGACAAGGTGTAGATTTAGGATTTAACACTATTTTAGGAATTGTTACTTTATTATTCATTATTCGTTTATTAACAATCGGGATTACTTTAAACTCAAGTTTAAATACCGAGCGGATGGGTGAAGTTCAAGGTAAGATTGCTGAAATCAATGCTAAGTATAAGAATGCAAATGATCCGCAGTCTAAAAAAATGAAGCAAATAGAAATGATGCAGTTGTATAAAAAACACAAGATTAAACCAACTGCGTTATTCGTGCAAGCATTTGTAACAATGCCGATCTTCTTAATTGTTTATAAGATGGTAACTTTAACAAGACCAGTTAAGGCAACAATCTTATTCACAATTTGGGACCTATCATTAACACCAGGAACACAATTGATTTCTGGATTTACTCAAAACTGAGTTTATTTAATCTTCATTTTATTGGTAATTCCAATGCAAATTATTTCGCAATGATTACCACAAAGATGAGCATCTAAACGTAATAGAAATGCTAAAACCACATCACAAAAAGGTTTAGAACAATTAAAGAAAACAAGAAGATTCCAATGAATTATGATCATTGTATTCTCAATCTTCCCAGTTCTTACTCCTTCTGCTGTTGGTTTATACTGGTTTTTAAACTCAATATTTACAATTATGCAATCTTACCTAACTCACGTGATCATCATGAAGCGTAGACAACGGGTAAAAACAATTTCAAAACTAGATCAAATTCTTAACCGTGCACTTGATTAATAAGGTTAATCACTTTTTAAAAAATAATGAATTTGCTCCTTCCAAAGAACGGGGTCAAAACTTTTTAATAGATAGTAATGTTATTAACAAAATTGTTGAAACTGTTAATAAGACTAACCCTTCAAAAGTTTTAGAAATCGGACCAGGATTAGGTGCAATAAGCGACTTATTAATTAAAGAATATAAAGATAATTATCAAGCAATTGAACTAGATAAAAAGCTATTTCATTATTTAAATGAATCAATTTTAAAAGATCAAATTGTTCATGCTGATGCATTAGAAATCGAATGGAATCAATTGTTTGATGATTTAGGCAACAACCCAGTAATGGTTGGTAATTTACCTTATAACATCTCATCTAAGTTGATTAAAAAATTCATTTTATCAAACTATAAATACGCAGTTATTATGGTGCAAAAAGAGATGGCTAATAGATTGTTGGCTAAAATTAATGCCAAAGACTATTCATCATTCAGCGTGTTTTGCCAATACTATTTAAATGTTAATAAAGCATTTGAAATTAATGAAAATTCATTTATTCCAAAACCAAAAATTAAATCAACTTTATTACTTTTAGAAAAAAAAGACATATCTTTTAATGAAGGATATGAAAAGTTTTTAAAACTAATATTCTTACAACGCAGGA
The Mycoplasma sp. E35C DNA segment above includes these coding regions:
- a CDS encoding ABC transporter ATP-binding protein; this translates as MKDKKLKQKYFKELFAFIWKNNKWSMMISFCFIVIAAVALVFVSNFIKDLVDLYVVPLLSDKLQNKPLDYTGLIKYLSLVAGIFLLGTLSTIIYGQIMARVTHITLFKLRNNMYVHMQRLPIKYFDTTKHGDIMSYYTNDVDTIRNLIVQIIPQTLQALVQIVAILVFMIEISLILTLVTFALLIPMVVFFIFFGKKTRINFIANQKEIAILNGVIQEYIENQTVSNLFNYTPNVIKNFEKSNNKQAAIMQKANVLASVVFPVMLNYSNVIYIIVAIVSVVLYNNPSTRTILNQELTPGSIVAFISLVRAFIGPLANISQNINFFAQSRAGAERIYSMLKQPVEINEGKIILDYIKKNEKGEWVRSDKWTKQLGWILDNNQIQPFQGKVEFKNVGFSYDGKKQVLKDINIDALPGEKIALIGKTGSGKTTIANLINRFYDVSEGEILFDGYPITKVDINSIRKTVGIVLQSTDLFSGTIRENIAYGNKEASLDDIIEAAKLANAHDFIMSLPQEYDTYITNNGEGLSQGQKQLLAIARVSLMNPSIMVLDEATSNIDSRTEKIIKKSMDKLMENRTTFAIAHRLSTIKNSNKILVIQEGQIVERGNHEELIAKKGLYESFYHSSFNEEMD
- the rpmH gene encoding 50S ribosomal protein L34, which codes for MKRTYQPNKRKRAKTHGFRARMSTASGRAVLAARKRKGRHVLTVSDEAR
- the rnpA gene encoding ribonuclease P protein component, translated to MKRKHSLKKVTSFLEIVKTKSKYYSKNYIIYANKNNESLMKVGIVVPKKLFAKAVVRNKIKRQVRTFFDDFKDFNKGLNLLVKINNTNFLTNNYQTNKQEFFDSYKRLTHKFKTNLM
- the yidC gene encoding membrane protein insertase YidC yields the protein MSKLRSEIISQSFNPFWSAATVKERSRINPNVKKGFQFIWKVFKICAFLFILVIGLWGCTQFYAEPWTVSNPKIGVGLEIGYNYGTTGDYRYDLASSNNGAYFNFSEYSLSYGPFLAWLVWPATQIVLPILYGTRVPLGQGVDLGFNTILGIVTLLFIIRLLTIGITLNSSLNTERMGEVQGKIAEINAKYKNANDPQSKKMKQIEMMQLYKKHKIKPTALFVQAFVTMPIFLIVYKMVTLTRPVKATILFTIWDLSLTPGTQLISGFTQNWVYLIFILLVIPMQIISQWLPQRWASKRNRNAKTTSQKGLEQLKKTRRFQWIMIIVFSIFPVLTPSAVGLYWFLNSIFTIMQSYLTHVIIMKRRQRVKTISKLDQILNRALD
- the rsmA gene encoding 16S rRNA (adenine(1518)-N(6)/adenine(1519)-N(6))-dimethyltransferase RsmA, coding for MHLINKVNHFLKNNEFAPSKERGQNFLIDSNVINKIVETVNKTNPSKVLEIGPGLGAISDLLIKEYKDNYQAIELDKKLFHYLNESILKDQIVHADALEIEWNQLFDDLGNNPVMVGNLPYNISSKLIKKFILSNYKYAVIMVQKEMANRLLAKINAKDYSSFSVFCQYYLNVNKAFEINENSFIPKPKIKSTLLLLEKKDISFNEGYEKFLKLIFLQRRKTITNNLKTHYNLEQIKQSLKQLNLQESARAQELSDQQLFRLYEALS